Proteins from a genomic interval of Chelonoidis abingdonii isolate Lonesome George chromosome 7, CheloAbing_2.0, whole genome shotgun sequence:
- the HPDL gene encoding 4-hydroxyphenylpyruvate dioxygenase-like protein, which yields MTAFLSRLSHITFHVPTGMGLVSDLVDKFRFHLFAERVTSRARQLALRKGAAVFLVNERLGEAPPAHTFPFDPTRPALAQQPVLGHSDGEFLYDVSPLHPVSTASNVCFEVQDVPSVSQRLQERGCPLAIPPTNVTDSGGSVTYCVVRSVVGNISHTLLDCSRYRGAFLPGFRATGDVPEGPWDPAEATHFDHITYACSRGSTRAVLDWYQHCFGFQRFIMNRQEDLAEGYRIHGHGVGLRLTAMRYGKGSEPRLVDDWKFVLAESLPEPGKNQVDTFLEQHGGAGIQHVGLYTTDIVSTAQALAQAGMQFVEPPKAYYSEPGKAEEIRAAGQDPCLLSQHGILLDAELVGDGEGDGRGSRPRQRRYLMQIFTKPIFPEETFFLELIERRGATGFGEGNIRALWKSVQAYLDKQE from the coding sequence ATGACTGCCTTTCTGAGCCGGCTGTCCCACATCACCTTTCATGTCCCCACTGGGATGGGCTTGGTCAGCGACCTGGTGGACAAGTTCCGCTTTCACCTGTTCGCGGAGCGGGTGACATCGCGTGCCCGACAGCTGGCTCTCCGCAAAGGAGCTGCTGTCTTCCTCGTCAatgagaggctgggggaggcacCCCCAGCCCACACGTTCCCATTCGACCCCACCCGGCCCGCTCTGGCTCAGCAGCCTGTGCTGGGCCACAGCGATGGGGAATTCCTCTACGACGTCAGCCCCTTGCACCCCGTGAGCACAGCCTCCAACGTGTGCTTCGAGGTGCAGGACGTACCCAGTGTCTCCCAACGCCTCCAGGAGCGGGGCTGCCCCCTTGCAATCCCGCCCACCAACGTGACTGACTCCGGTGGCTCTGTCACCTACTGCGTGGTGAGATCCGTCGTGGGGAACATCAGCCACACCCTGCTGGATTGCTCCCGCTACCGGGGGGCGTTCCTTCCTGGCTTCCGCGCCACAGGGGACGTCCCCGAGGGGCCGTGGGACCCGGCCGAGGCTACGCACTTCGACCACATCACCTACGCCTGCTCACGGGGCAGTACCCGGGCCGTGCTGGACTGGTACCAGCACTGCTTTGGCTTCCAGCGCTTCATCATGAACAGGCAGGAGGACCTGGCCGAGGGCTACCGAATCCATGGGCATGGCGTAGGCCTGAGGCTCACCGCCATGCGGTACGGGAAGGGCAGCGAGCCCAGGCTGGTCGACGACTGGAAGTTCGTCCTGGCCGAGTCCCTGCCGGAGCCAGGGAAGAACCAGGTGGACACCTTCCTGGAGCAGCACGGCGGAGCTGGGATCCAGCATGTCGGGCTCTACACCACGGACATTGTCTccacagcccaggccctggcacAGGCTGGCATGCAGTTCGTCGAGCCCCCCAAGGCCTACTACAGCGAGCCGGGCAAAGCGGAGGAGATCCGGGCGGCTGGGCAGGACCCCTGCCTCCTGTCCCAGCATGGCATCCTGCTGGACGCTGAGCTGGTTGGGGACGGGGAGGGAGACGGCAGGGGCTCCAGGCCACGCCAGAGGAGGTACCTGATGCAAATCTTCACCAAGCCCATCTTCCCTGAGGAGACCTTCTTCCTGGAGCTGATTGAGCGTCGGGGGGCCACAGGTTTTGGGGAGGGCAACATCCGGGCCCTGTGGAAATCCGTGCAGGCCTATCTGGACAAGCAGGAGTAG
- the LOC116838964 gene encoding selenoprotein Pb-like: protein MGLLALAMATLLGLVVATLAEVAENKTRLCQPAPRWEINGTAPMTGALGRVTVVALLKASUQFCLKQANSLGGLREKLSQDGLVDISYMIVNEKTPLSRAMFWELKRWAPEEVPVYQQEILEPDVWQILDGDKDDFLIYDRCGRLAFHIPLPYSFLHFRYVESAVRFTYAKDICGNCSLYSNSTWEANSTAEGPESLTQEGTGEGTGEEREQELSPHKSKAHHHHHHRASSNRNPQASSHTHSHHRDHRQRQQPEVPAHEEEEGDVA from the exons ATGGGGCTCCTGGCCCTAGCCATGGCCACCCTGCTGGGGCTGGTGGTGGCCACGCTGGCAGAAGTGGCCGAGAACAAGACCCGGCTGTGCCAGCCGGCTCCACGGTGGGAGATCAATGGGACGGCCCCGATGACAGGGGCGCTGGGGCGCGTCACGGTGGTGGCGCTGCTGAAGGCCAGCTGACAGTTCTGTCTGAAGCAAGCCAACAG tCTCGGGGGCTTGCGTGAGAAGCTGTCCCAGGACGGGCTGGTCGACATCAGCTACATGATCGTGAACGAGAAGACACCGCTCTCCAGGGCCATGTTCTGGGAGCTGAAGCGCTGGGCCCCGGAGGAGGTCCCCGTTTACCAGCAGGAGATCTTGGAGCCAGACGTCTGGCAGATCCTGGATGGGGACAAGGACGACTTCCTCATCTACGACCG GTGCGGCCGGCTGGCTTTCCACATCCCATTACCCTACAGCTTCCTGCACTTCCGCTATGTGGAGTCAGCCGTGCGTTTCACCTATGCCAAGGACATCTGTGGCAACTGCTCCCTGTACTCCAACAGCACCTGGGAG GCAAACAGCACGGCAGAGGGACCCGAGAGTCTCACCCAAGAAGGAACAGGAGAAGGAACAGGAGAAGAGAGGGAACAGGAGCTGTCCCCCCACAAGAGCAAagcccaccaccatcaccaccacagaGCCAGCAGCAACCGCAATCCCCAGGCCTCTTCCCACACCCACAGCCACCACCGAGACCACCGCCAGAGGCAGCAGCCGGAGGTGCCAGCAcacgaggaggaggaaggggatgtGGCATAA